The Triticum aestivum cultivar Chinese Spring chromosome 7B, IWGSC CS RefSeq v2.1, whole genome shotgun sequence genome window below encodes:
- the LOC123159246 gene encoding protein SRG1 — MESMGVARWTSTVQELAGALGKPDVPARYVSRGLHEDDQQPAVAPVPVIDIGRLFNQDGAVAADNEEAKLRLAVQSWGLFLVTNHGVDTSVMDGMMAASREFFRQPPEEKQRYTNLIGGERFQLEGYGTDRVSSTEQILDWSDRLYLKVEPEDERSLALWPAHPQTFRNLLHEFTTKCRVVKDGLVRATARLLELDDDYFVDKFGEKADTYARFSYYPECPRPELVFGLKPHSDGSVLTVLMVDDTVGGLQILRDGVWFDVPTVPHTLLINIGDQTEIMSNGIFKSPMHRVVTNAKKERLSLALFYSVDPEREIEPASQLVDENRPALYRKVKVKDYIAGLYEHVSQGTMVIDTVKI; from the exons ATGGAAAGCATGGGGGTAGCGAGATGGACGTCGACGGTGCAGGAGCTCGCTGGCGCCCTCGGCAAGCCCGACGTGCCGGCCCGGTACGTCTCGCGCGGACTTCACGAAGACGACCAGCAGCCCGCCGTGGCGCCGGTGCCTGTCATCGACATCGGCCGCCTTTTCAACCAGGACGGTGCCGTCGCAGCTGACAACGAGGAGGCGAAGCTCCGGCTGGCGGTGCAGTCATGGGGTCTCTTCCTG GTGACTAACCACGGCGTAGACACCTCGGTGATGGACGGCATGATGGCCGCCTCGAGGGAGTTCTTCCGGCAGCCACCAGAAGAGAAGCAGAGATACACCAACCTCATCGGCGGCGAGCGGTTCCAGCTTGAGGGCTACGGGACCGACCGGGTGAGCTCGACGGAGCAGATTCTCGACTGGTCCGACCGGCTTTACCTCAAGGTGGAGCCCGAAGATGAGCGCAGCCTAGCCCTCTGGCCAGCGCATCCCCAAACCTTCAG GAATCTTCTGCACGAGTTCACCACGAAATGCAGGGTGGTGAAGGACGGACTTGTCCGGGCAACGGCGAGGCTGCTGGAGCTCGACGACGACTACTTCGTGGACAAGTTTGGGGAGAAGGCTGACACCTACGCTAGATTCAGCTACTACCCGGAGTGCCCGAGGCCGGAGCTCGTGTTTGGCCTCAAGCCCCACTCCGATGGGAGCGTTCTTACCGTGCTCATGGTCGATGACACCGTTGGTGGGCTGCAGATTTTGAGAGATGGCGTCTGGTTTGATGTACCGACTGTTCCTCACACCCTGCTGATCAACATAGGTGATCAAACTGAG ATAATGAGCAATGGGATCTTCAAAAGCCCTATGCATAGAGTTGTGACAAATGCTAAGAAAGAAAGGTTATCGCTGGCTCTATTCTACTCGGTTGATCCCGAGAGAGAAATTGAGCCAGCGAGTCAGCTGGTAGATGAGAACAGACCGGCGTTGTACAGAAAGGTCAAGGTCAAGGACTACATTGCCGGACTCTACGAACATGTATCTCAAGGAACGATGGTTATTGACACAGTGAAGATATAA